In the Clavelina lepadiformis chromosome 8, kaClaLepa1.1, whole genome shotgun sequence genome, one interval contains:
- the LOC143468661 gene encoding chitin synthase chs-1-like: MTLHFPNPKDVKELDGVLKDLDLERDVDSNFKFDGNSFFQSVVIQLDDKRVKYTHTSARAQTIIYLSNNQNIGDVRWINAVESDETENEYLERNVCFGVVPDDVMIQAAATALECAITIVTLDYNIRVVPSDEETCEIVIARIGDSHYVPLNQISDEVFKAAYQPLVISEQKQRGILKRKRQGTRTGAVKKVEVGGIQTYKVETQHVQAYEDVLISRPENTALEYDYEESDPEEQEDQNETVYSNADSDYYQTLLDDDVKESPDQIHPCDQFKTVPIKRKWRETGFVTEVFLRFFKLFSYFVFGGLVLTGALISKTCLMILANSAKPCNELNEACGNLGERSRKTNDAIRSWSYIILLLMILIPEVMTMIYCLFRLVGTGDRRKKKLGYNVFVCGIIWEFLHAVGEGILILKVLPYMDSTVAFLMMPLVAVVPIFINIHTKYLSLRHNSSTSMTSDRYKRPWHFALSLIAACLQIGGLFCCFLHFFIDGWFDFLNTNYTYAWLCIGIILTSIRYWENFASSDLYIFKFLKVPLLDHHEKLEDHRFFTTLVYSLVKCLVLIGMTFLVFVVLESDTYSSEYITDEKGEAISSKYTRIFSLLTFDKGSPIVEELWYVFAVQVCCSFAAFFFGRVSCITMIQRESYTFPLVLVTPVLVAISAALGTYKKNASKNEGCLLHFFGISKICREISHRTYYLDWNNILCSDCNTNTNNFYLYMLVLGVVGLLLGWLALFLVTLYLWRQNENKGELARIDDLFVKPLFGGALIDQVLMVNRRQLKAEKEDTDNKKTKKRRLTVNPGKNKKPPHLFLCATMWHENKKEMDQILTSILRFDSDQAAKRSGQEKAKFYNSQVHIVFDDAFEKAPSSKKGFTTNEFVDRLCDLIDEATNDEDKHIMPPLVYPTPYGGKLEYTLPNATPMVVHLKNKTKIRKGKRWSQCMYMYYIFGYLCATTNQYDINNIFLLTLDGDVDFKPTAVSDLMDRMEKNDDVGAVCGRIHPRGTGPVVWFQKFEYAVGHWLQKTAEHVLGCVFCSPGCFSLYRGKALVADNVIRKYVTKSTKAVHRVQWDQGEDRWLCTLLLKQGSKIEYCAASDSFTFSPESFNELYNQRKRWVPSTLANILDIFMNARSVVRQNKYISWGYLAYQIFLMIASVLGPATVIMIVQGAYQYVFHWSATISLLASLIPVVIFIIICYTTSTKTQLLVALVLTIIYALVMMSVVVGVVGSMVSTVIFSPNNLFMIMLVALYAFTGILHPREMSCLIHGILYYLCVPSAFIFLLVYSLNNMNDISWGTREKPKMRPIAEQNEKEQQANRLRKFYEALSGYNKSHNSCGWSCMCHCPFQMQRGSTFQAVPQNDRPERRKPRRSTIVQPELGSGSKQHSLASGNATSEKSRHLSLGQLRRAHEKLNAEVRPLSTSRFRKLSKAHLKKIQRGLQSDLPDRPSEMLEQVRQLSKELQGERDKLAAGGDEDERDEIIYWIPWSNLPDDAESGLLDNSERDFWKYMIDTYLAPEDKEGESNVKVKELKDLRNGMTGAYYLANALWLSLNYALQLAITDIAIILRIGGSNVAVNPVQFAFLIFFLVILLIQFICMLSHRWSTALHLLSNTSLKCNGCRNELHKTSVDNDNEETAQEPTDEYLGDIDLEFGADSSKNVVTFSTGQPNLAYDDTDHEQGEENTYDRLHMTTPASRDLGTTLRNLGEFEENKSEGDEKTSDEESIELQHLNPSEEYSGDEIQYQNHEVQVHQAWGENPNPRKHRRGTVEKPPIYTDIRKNSTTF; encoded by the exons atgacTCTTCATTTTCCTAACCCTAAGGATGTGAAGGAATTGGACGGAGTGCTTAAAGACCTTGATCTTGAACGAGATGTAGACTCAAATTTCAAGTTTGATGGAAATAGTTTCTTTCAGTCGGTTGTGATCCAGTTAGATGACAAAAGGGTAAAATACACGCACACCAGTGCGAGAGCACAAACCATCATTTATCTGAGCAACAACCAGAACATCGGGGACGTGCGCTGGATAAATGCTGTAGAAAGTGACGAAACGGAAAACGAGTATCTCGAGCGCAACGTATGTTTTGGTGTAGTTCCAGATGATGTAATGATTCAAGCCGCAGCAACAGCTCTTGAATGCGCAATCACCATAGTGACCCTCGACTACAACATCAGGGTAGTTCCGTCTGATGAAGAAACGTGTGAGATTGTGATTGCTAGAATAGGCGACAGTCACTATGTTCCGTTGAACCAAATATCGGATGAAGTTTTCAAAGCTGCGTATCAGCCACTTGTAATAAGCGAGCAAAAGCAACGTGGAATTTTGAAGAGAAAGCGACAAGGTACCAGGACGGGGGCTGTAAAGAAGGTTGAGGTTGGGGGCATACAAACATACAAAGTAGAAACTCAACACGTTCAAG CATATGAAGATGTCCTGATATCGAGACCAGAAAATACAGCACTGGAATACGATTACGAAGAGAGTGATCCAGAAGAACAGGAAGACCAAAATGAAACAGTTTACTCCAACGCAGATTCTGATTATTATCAAACTTTGCTTGACGATGATGTTAAAGAAAG TCCGGATCAAATTCATCCTTGCGATCAGTTTAAAACAGTTCCAATAAAAAGGAAATGGCGCGAAACTGGGTTTGTTACTGAAGTTTTCTTGCGATtcttcaaattattttcatattttgtctTCGGGGGATTAGTTCTGACTGGAGCATTGATCAGTAAG ACCTGCCTGATGATTCTTGCCAACAGTGCAAAACCGTGCAATGAACTGAACGAAGCCTGTGGCAATCTAGGCGAAAGGTCCAGAAAAACAAATGATGCCATTAGGTCGTGGTCTTACATAATTTTACTCTTAATGATTCTCATACCGGAGGTGATGACGATGATTTACTGTTTGTTTCGACTCGTCGGGACCGGAGATCGCAGAAAGAAGAAATTGGGATACAACGTTTTCGTTTGT GGTATCATTTGGGAGTTTCTTCACGCAGTGGGAGAAGGCATCTTGATATTGAAAGTTTTACCTTACATGGATTCGACTGTCGCCTTTCTAATGATGCCATTGGTGGCCGTTGTTCCCATTTTCATCAACATTCATACCAAATATCTTTCACTTCGGCACAACAGCTCCACAAGCATGACTTCGGATCGATACAAAAGGCCCTGGCACTTTGCCCTTTCACTCATTGCTGCT TGTCTTCAAATCGGAGGCCTGTTTTGCTGCTTTCTGCATTTTTTCATTGATGGATGGTTTGACTTTCTGAATACCAATTACACTTATGCATGGCTATGTATAG GAATTATTCTGACTTCCATTCGCTATTGGGAGAACTTCGCCAGCAGCGATCtttatattttcaagtttttgaaaGTTCCACTCTTGGACCACCATGAAAAATTAGAAGATCATAGATTTTTTACAACTCTAGTTTACTCTCTGGTGAAATGCTTGGTTCTGATTGGTATGACGTTTTTGGTGTTCGTAGTCCTTGAAAGCGACACATACTCAAGTGAATACATAACAGACGAGAAGGGCGAAGCTATAAGCAGCAAATATACAAGGATTTTCAGCCTTTTAACATTTGATAAAGG ATCACCGATTGTTGAAGAACTTTGGTACGTCTTTGCCGTGCAAGTCTGTTGTTCGTTTGCTGCATTCTTTTTTGGTCGAGTGTCTTGCATAACGATGATACAACGGGAGTCCTACACATTTCCCCTTGTTCTAGTCACTCCAGTTTTGGTTGCGATTTCTGCTGCTTTGGGAACTTATAAGAAGAACGCTTCCAAAAACGAAGGGTGTTTGCTGCACTTTTTTG GCATCAGTAAAATATGCCGGGAAATTAGCCATCGCACTTATTACTTGGATTGGAATAACATCTTATGTTCGGACTGCAACACCAACACCAACAACTTTTACCTGTACATGCTTGTGTTGGGAGTGGTCGGGCTCTTGCTGGGCTGGTTGGCGTTATTTCTGGTCACTCTTTATCTTTGGaggcaaaatgaaaataaaggaGAGCTAGCCAG AATTGACGATTTGTTTGTGAAGCCTTTGTTTGGAGGAGCTCTAATCGATCAGGTTCTTATGGTAAATCGACGCCAACTGAAGGCAGAAAAGGAAGACACGGACAATAA aaaaacaaaaaagagacGTTTAACTGTCAACCCGGGAAAAAACAAGAAGCCGCCACATCTCTTTCTGTGCGCCACCATGTGGCACGAAAATAAAAAGGAGATGGATCAGATATTGACGTCAATTTTACG ATTTGATTCGGATCAAGCAGCCAAGAGATCTGGCCAGGAGAAGGCCAAGTTTTACAACTCACAAGTGCATATTGTTTTTGATGACGCTTTTGAGAAAGCACCCTCttcaaaaaaaggtttcacaACCAATGAGTTTGTGGATCGACTCTGTGACCTCATAGATGAAGCTACAAA CGATGAAGATAAACACATCATGCCTCCACTTGTCTATCCAACACCTTATGGCGGAAAACTAGAATATACGCTCCCAAACGCAACTCCGATGGTGGTTCatcttaaaaacaaaactaaaattcG AAAGGGCAAACGTTGGTCTCAGTGCATGTACATGTACTACATTTTTGGTTACCTTTGTGCAACAACGAATCAATACGATatcaacaacatttttttgctaACACTCGATGGTGACGTGGACTTTAAACCAACTGCAGTTTCGGATCTCATGGATCGAATGGAAAAAAACGATGATGTTGGAGCCGTTTGTGGTCGAATCCATCCAAGAG GAACTGGACCTGTAGTTTGGTTTCAAAAGTTTGAATACGCGGTGGGTCACTGGCTTCAGAAAACGGCGGAACATGTACTGGGATGCGTATTTTGTAGTCCTGGGTGCTTTAGTTTGTACCGAGGAAAGGCCTTGGTAGCTGATAACGTCATACGCAAGTACGTCACCAAGTCAACAAAGGCCGTTCATAGAGTGCAATGGGACCAAG GTGAAGATAGATGGCTTTGTACTTTGCTGCTCAAACAAGGATCTAAAATTGAATACTGCGCCGCGTCAGACTCGTTCACTTTTTCCCCGGAAAGTTTTAACGAGCTTTATAATCAAAGAAAGAG ATGGGTGCCGTCCACTTTGGCCAACATTTTAGATATTTTCATGAACGCAAGATCGGTTGTGAgacaaaataaatacatttCCTGGGGTTACCTAGCTTACCAG ATTTTCTTGATGATAGCTTCTGTGCTTGGTCCGGCCACCGTAATTATGATTGTTCAAGGAGCATACCAGTACGTGTTTCATTGGTCGGCGACAATTTCCTTACTTGCATCATTGATTCCTGTtgtcatttttattattatatgcTACACAACATCCACGAAAACCCAG CTACTGGTTGCATTGGTTTTAACAATCATCTACGCCCTTGTGATGATGTCTGTGGTCGTAGGGGTTGTCGGCTCTATGGTGAGCACCG TAATCTTCAGTCCAAATAATTTGTTCATGATAATGCTGGTGGCACTATATGCTTTCACTGGTATTCTCCACCCCCGAGAAATGTCTTGCTTGATACATGGAATTCTTTATTACCTTTGTGTCCCATCTGCTTTCATTTTCTTGCTAGTATATAG cTTGAATAACATGAATGACATTTCATGGGGAACCAGAGAAAAGCCTAAAATGCGCCCGATTGCGGAACAG AATGAAAAGGAACAGCAGGCTAACCGATTACGAAAATTTTACGAAGCATTAAGTGGTTATAACAAGAGCCACAACAGCTGTGGGTGGAGCTGTATGTGCCATTGCCCCTTCCAAATGCAACGCGGCTCCACATTTCAAGCAGTTCCTCAGAACGATCGTCCGGAACGCAGAAAACCACGACGGTCAACCATCGTTCAGCCTGAATTGGGGTCTGGTAGCAAACAACACAGCCTTGCAAGCGGCAATGCAACATCTG aaaaaagtCGTCATTTGTCGCTCGGGCAACTGCGTCGAGCCCATGAGAAGTTGAACGCGGAAGTTCGTCCTCTTTCCACTTCCAGATTTCGAAAGTTGTCAAA AGCTCATTTGAAAAAGATACAGCGAGGATTACAATCTGATTTGCCTGACAGACCGTCGGAAATGTTGGAACAAGTTCGTCAATTGTCCAAAGAACTACag GGTGAACGAGATAAATTGGCTGCTGGCGGTGACGAAGATGAAAGAGATGAAATTATATACTGGATTCCTTGGTCAAACCTTCCAGATGACGCAGAATCAGG gtTATTGGACAACAGCGAAAGGGATTTTTGGAAATACATGATTGATACGTATTTAGCACCAGAAGATAAAGAAGGGGAAAGCAACGTGAAAgttaaag AATTAAAGGATTTGCGAAATGGAATGACGGGTGCTTACTACCTAGCAAACGCCTTATGGCTCAGTTTAAATTACGCCTTGCAGTTGGCCATTACCGACATTGCGATCATTTTACGTATTGGTGGTTCAAATGTGGCA GTTAATCCGGTCCAGTTTGCATTTCTGATATTCTTCCTGGTGATTTTACTGATTCAGTTTATCTGCATGCTGTCACACAg ATGGTCCACGGCTTTGCATTTGTTGTCCAATACTTCTTTGAAGTGCAATGGCTGTCGAAATGAATTGCATAAAACATCGGTGGACAAT GACAATGAAGAAACAGCACAAGAGCCAACAGATGAGTACCTTGGAGACATTGACCTGGAGTTTGGAGCAGATTCttcaaaaaatgttgttaCTTTTAG CACCGGCCAACCCAACCTCGCATATGATGATACAGACCACGAGCAGGGTGAAGAAAATACCTACGATAGGCTACACATGACAACGCCAGCAAGTCGCGATTTAGGAACCACGCTTCGCAA CCTTGGTGAGTTTGAAGAAAACAAGTCCGAAGGCGACGAGAAAACCTCAGACGAGGAATCTATAGAACTGCAGCATCTAAATCCCAGCGAAGAGTACAGTGGAGATGAAATACAATATCAAAATCACGAAGTACAAGTCCACCAAGCTTGGGGGGAAAACCCTAATCCCAGAAAGCATCGCCGTGGTACGGTGGAAAAACCTCCAATTTACACCGATATTAGAAAAAACAGCACAACGTTTTAA